CGCGTGAATCCAAAATTTCACGGCCTATAATTTGAATTATTCTCAATTCTTCCATGCGTATTAGAGTCCGTACACAGGAGTTTTCGCTCAATTTTTCTTTTCCATTTTCGTACATTTTCCATTTCTTCCTTCAAGTTTAACGCATATTTGGATTGAACCATGCACCGATTCATATACGTTGTTTGGCATGTCCCGGTACCATGGAGAACAAGTACTCGTTATTCCCCGATCCGCTTTTGAAGAAGCCGGTTACTTTCAGGGGACCAGCCCGGAGGCCAGCCATCTGCTGGACGCCTGCATGAAGCCGGGGGTAGCCCGTTTCATGGATCGGGAAGCAGCGGAGCAGGATTCCTCCTTCAAACAGATTATTCCTTATGGAATTTTCGTTCGCGACGGTAAAATCCTCCATTACACCCGCGGAGGCTCCGGAGGAGAAGCCAGACTGCACGACAAAGGTTCTCTCGGTATCGGCGGACATATCAACCCCATCGATAACCAGGAAGATACCATCACCCTCGCTACTTACATGGCCGGAGTCGACCGAGAAGTCCGCGAAGAAATTAGCATCAAAGGATCCTACACCCAGCACGTCATTGGAGCCATTAATGATGACACCAACGACGTCGGAGCCGTCCATCTCGGTATCGTCCACCTCTTTGAACTGGAATCGGGCGACGTCACATCCAACGAGTCCGCCCTAGCCAACCTTTCTTTCAAATCCCCGGAAGAACTGGAATCCTCCGAACTGTTCGACCGACTGGAAACATGGGCTCAACTCGCCCTCCGCCTTTTCCGTAACAGTTCTTCAGCCAAATAATCCCCCCTTCTATCAACATCAACAGAAGACTCCCATGAATTCCCAATTAAAACTCCACGGTCTCGTCGCCGCAGTCCATACGCCGTTCCTCGAAAACGGAGACCTGAACCCCGCAGCCGTTGCCGACCAGGCACGCCACCTGTCCGAACAAAACGTCAAACTTGCCTTCATCACCGGCAGTACGGGAGAGTCCTCTTCCATGCAGCTTGCCGAACGCAAGGAAATCTATGCCGCATGGAAAGAAGCAGGTGAGAAGTATGGCGTCGGCGTTATCGCCCACACCGGTTCCAACAGCATCCGCGATGCCCGGGAACTGGCAGCCTATGCCCAGGAACTCGGTTTCCTGGCCACAAGTTCGCTTGCACCGTCCTATTACAAGCCCGGCACTCTGGAACTCCTTGTCGATTGCTGCGCCGAAGCTGCAGCAGGAGCTCCCAACCTCCCTTACTACTTCTACGACATCCCCGTGTTGACCGGCGTCCGCTTCAGTCCCGTCGCCTTCCTCAAACTGGCCAAGGAACGCATCCCCAATTTTGCAGGGATCAAATTCACCAATCCCGATCTTGCCCTGTACATGGATGCTCTGAACTATGAAACTGGTGCATTCGACCTCCCCTGGGGCGTTGACGAATGGTTCCTGGGCGCCCTCGCCACCGGAGCCAAAGGTGCCGTCGGCAGTTCCTTCAACTTTGCTCCCGCCCTGTACCAGAAACTCATGGCTTCCTATGCGGAAGGAGACTTGGCTACGGCTCACGAATGTCAGCTCCTTTCCGTCAAAATGATCAACATCCTGGCGTCTAAAGGCTACATGGGATGTGCCAAAGCAGTCCTCGGCTGGCAGGGAGTCCCGCTGGGACCGGCCCGCCTGCCCCAGGGCAATCCGTCCGCAACTGCCCTGAAGGAACTCCGGGCAGAACTCGAAGCCATCGGCTTCTTCCAGTGGGCACTCAACTAATCCGGTCAACCATGAGCGATTCTCTCGATCTGAAAGAACTGGGCGAATTCTATAAAGACCG
This is a stretch of genomic DNA from Akkermansia sp. N21116. It encodes these proteins:
- a CDS encoding dihydrodipicolinate synthase family protein is translated as MNSQLKLHGLVAAVHTPFLENGDLNPAAVADQARHLSEQNVKLAFITGSTGESSSMQLAERKEIYAAWKEAGEKYGVGVIAHTGSNSIRDARELAAYAQELGFLATSSLAPSYYKPGTLELLVDCCAEAAAGAPNLPYYFYDIPVLTGVRFSPVAFLKLAKERIPNFAGIKFTNPDLALYMDALNYETGAFDLPWGVDEWFLGALATGAKGAVGSSFNFAPALYQKLMASYAEGDLATAHECQLLSVKMINILASKGYMGCAKAVLGWQGVPLGPARLPQGNPSATALKELRAELEAIGFFQWALN